The following coding sequences are from one Musa acuminata AAA Group cultivar baxijiao chromosome BXJ2-4, Cavendish_Baxijiao_AAA, whole genome shotgun sequence window:
- the LOC135610491 gene encoding uncharacterized protein LOC135610491, with product MASRMQDHDGASPAKIFIGGLPKDTTLETFVKHFEKYGEIVDSVIMKDRNTNKPRGFGFITYKDAAVVDQVIEDTHVFNGKTVEIKRTIPKGVAPLKDFKTRKIFVGGIPITLTEDEFKNFFSEFGRVEDHEIMRDHTTNRSRGFGFIVFEKEKDVDDLLAKKGNMIDLAGTKVEIKKAEPKKSANAPLSAFGGESRARHYGDSFGGFGGSYGGFGGGYGPSSYRAPGGFGPRPGGYGGYGSVSGEYGGYAGGLGEYHAESSLGYSSRFGSYGGGFGGGGGFGGGYGGGGVRGHGRETGGYGGSSYGGGYDSSPGGYGLYGSRGGGYGGGADRYHPYGR from the exons AAACATTTGTTAAACACTTTGAGAAGTATGGAGAGATAGTAGATTCAGTGATAATGAAAGATCGAAACACAAACAAGCCAAGAGGGTTTGGATTCATCACCTACAAAGACGCTGCAGTTGTTGACCAAGTCATCGAGGACACACATGTTTTTAATGGAAAAACG GTGGAAATTAAAAGAACTATTCCAAAAGGTGTCGCTCCTTTGAAGGATTTTAAGACAAGAAAGATATTTGTTGGTGGAATACCAATAACGCTTACTGAAG ATGAATTCAAGAACTTCTTTTCTGAGTTTGGAAGGGTGGAAGATCATGAAATTATGCGTGACCATACAACCAACAGATCTCGTGGATTTGGTTTTATAGtctttgagaaagaaaaagatgtaGATGATTTATTAGCCAAAAAGGGAAATATGATCGATCTAGCTGGTACTAAG GTGGAAATCAAGAAGGCTGAACCAAAGAAATCTGCGAATGCACCACTTTCTGCCTTTGGTGGTGAATCTAGGGCTCGTCACTATGGGGATAGTTTTGGTGGATTTGGTGGCTCGTATGGTGGCTTTGGTGGTGGTTATGGCCCTTCATCTTACAGGGCACCAGGAGGTTTTGGTCCTAGACCCGGGGGTTATGGTGGTTATGGGAGTGTCTCTGGTGAATATGGTGGTTATGCTGGGGGCTTAGGGGAGTACCATGCAGAATCTTCACTTGGCTATTCTAGTCGTTTTGGTTCATATGGGGGAGGGTTTGGTGGTGGTGGAGGCTTTGGTGGTGGCTACGGAGGTGGTGGTGTACGTGGGCATGGGCGTGAAACTGGGGGTTACGGTGGTTCTAGCTATGGAGGTGGTTATGATTCTTCTCCAGGTGGTTATGGACTCTATGGTAGCAGAGGAGGAGGCTATGGCGGTGGTGCTGATCGATACCACCCATATGGAAGATAG